Part of the Salvelinus sp. IW2-2015 linkage group LG7, ASM291031v2, whole genome shotgun sequence genome, GGTGAGCCTATCGAAGGCAGGAGGACGCGGATAGTTCTAGTTCTATTTCACCTCAGAAGCGCTCGCTCAGTCCGCGCAAAATGATTACCTCACAATTGCTCTCCAAGGACGTTGTTTTTGACGGTGACAACCTACTGACTACCTGTTGCTTCAGAGGACCGAAAAGACTGGAAAGAGAACACTCTCGCCCGCCACAGCAACACGTCCCCCAGTTCCCGGAACGCACTCACTGGGGAAAGATACGTTTACATCCAGGGATAACATGGAGAGGGACggggggacagagaaagagagagacattttgGATTGGCTGGAGAAATTAAGGTGctattttgtttcattcagaACTTATTTGGAACATGAATCCATACTTCAAAAGGAAATTTCGAATTTAACATGTATTATGTCAATTCAAAGTCATGAGGTCCAGGAGAACTGCTTTGATCAATTCAACTCTTCCATCCAATTTACCCGCCAAGGTACTAAACTCCCCATTTTCCCTCGTTTTCGCTATTCACTTATGCCTACATGGGTTAACTGAACAATGGTTGCACAAAAGGAAGCGAGGATCCTTCCATATTCTCATTTCAGTGAGGCAATCTGTTAGTGACATTAACCCCAAAGCACATTTCCCAGGCTCATGAATAGGGTTTTAGACTTCTTAGAGATCCCGCTGCATACAGGATGAGACCCCTTTCAAACTTGTAATTACCTTTTTGCAAAAGAAAAAATACACCCCCGCCATTGTCATTTCAACCCATTCTGCATTTTAGAGGACACCGGAATGACTAACTTCCCGCCACACTTAAGAAAAATTGtaaacaagtgaaatgtcagGGCTTTTACCATCCTATCTCACTAGGGATTAAGATTACAGGTTCGTTTTTGGCCTATAACTACTCAACCTGCACTGATATGAGCCTAGACCCTGACAGACATTAGGCCTATATCTGATGTTCAACTGGCTATTCAACTTTTACACACAAGACTAAACAATAAGATAGCCTACTTAATATTTACTTTTACACAGGGGCCTTATAGAAACAAGAAATCCTAAACCTGTAGAACTATGTTCTAagtgtaaagtaactaagtaaaaatacgtTGAAGTAGCCTACTACTTatcgttttggggggtatctgtaatttactatttatatttgacaacttttactccaatacattcctaaagaaaatataaaCTTTTTACTCCCATAAATTTTCCCTCATACCCAAAAGtgctcgttacatttcgaatggttagcaggacaggaaaatggtcaaattcaccgTTTATCAAGATAACacggtcatccctactacctctgatctggctgactcactaaacacaaatgtttcgtttgtaaattatgtctgagtgttggatagCCCTCGGCTATACATaggctacatttaaaaaaaacgtgcCCTATGGTTTTCTTAATACAAGGCATTTTAAACGatttatagcatttacttttatgtttgatacttaagcatatttaaaaccagatagcctacttttactcaagtagtttttgactgggtgactttcacttttacttgagtcattttctattaaggtatctttacttctactaaagtatgacaattaaGTAGTTTttgactgggtgactttcacttttacttgagtcattttctattaaggtatctttactMctactaaagtatgacaattgggtacttttctcACCACTGTAAGGATTATAGCAGTGATATGGAAGTGAAGACAAAATTGTTAATTTCTGACAACTGATTTATTAGGTCAATGGGCCACTGCCCAACATCAATTTCCAAACATAAAACGACAAACAATATAAAAACACACAGCTTTGGTATAACAATCAATATAAACTTTGTACAAAACTAAATATTTCCATAAAAGGTACTTCATCACAAACATTTGAATAAATCTTCCATTGCATGGACACCATATTTATCACCAACATCCAAATTTTGGAATCAGCCAATAACTTAAACAAACGTTTACCATGTCCAACAAATGAAACGATGTCCCCTAGAACGGAACTATTTACTTCATGAAAATAACTTTCATTATTGTAGAGTCCATTTCAACCAAACTACCAGGGTCGCCAAACAGCCTCAGTGCTCTCCGAACCAGTGCTGACACCGACAGGGCTGACGGCCTGAGAAACACCGACGAATGATGTCATCCCATGGACTGGGGATGATGCTGTTGGCGCAGAGCTGCAGTGGACAGGACTGGCGTTGACTGTCATAGGTACACCTGCGTTAGCGTACAGAGGGATGACTGGGGTTGATGCTGAGGCGAATGCAGGGTTGGGAATAAGAAAAGCAAACTGTCCATCGGTGGCAGGCACAAGCTGGAACCCCCCGAAAACTTGAGGAGACAAGGCTTCCACGGTGCTGAGTTTGGAACCCATAGAGACACTGTTGGGCACGGTAGAAGGTAGCTGCACGTGAAGAGGCTGCCCAATGTGAGCCTGTTGAGTTGGAGTTGGCTGGGGGTAGTTCATGGCGATCATCTGGCCTAGGGAACCCGACAGGTGGTTGAGAAGCCGCGACTTTACCTCCGTGTTCACCCCCTCGCTGGTGGACAAGAAGCGAGTGACCTCGTTCATGCATTCGTTGAATCCCGCTCGGTATTTACTGAGGACAGTAGTGTCTGCTGACAACGCTGCTGAGGAAAAAGAAAAATGAGAACATTAGAAATCGTGTCTATTCGATGAAAATGTAAAAACGAAGTGTTGGCCAGATGTCAAATTAGATATTCGCATTGCAATTTACCAGTCATCTGCACACGCTGTAAATTCCGTAAGTGCTTCACTGTCATTTCCAGAATATCGGCTTTTTCCAATTTAGAATGTCTGGAACTCTGTGGATAAGAACATAGCAACGTTAAGGAGTGTGCATTGATACAACATTAAATCCCAGGAATAATGAACTAAACAGTGATTTTCAATTGTGAAATCACTTTGACTTACATCTTTtttaagtgcatcgaggatgagTGTCTTGAGTTGGCCAAGGCTTTCGTTTATCCTCGCTCTCCTACGTTTCTCCATGATGGGTTTTGAGGactgcaaaataaatgtttttaacatGAATTGCATGTTAATGGATAATTCCGATTAACGTTACCTCACAAGTAAAATATCGTTAGCATACCTACAGTTTAATTTGCAACAACATTAGCCTAGCATAGCAGGTCTATGCTGAATATATCAGATTCYTTTTAAATCCATAGGCAGTTTTAGAAGTGTACCTTTCTATGCTCGCTGGCATTCTTGGGTTTGTCTGGAGTATGGGAACCATTTGCAGGTGCACCAGCAATAGGGGATGCCGTTTGTTTCTCCATGGTGTCGGCTGGCATTTTGGATTAAATGACCTCCTCCGGCAGATAGAAAAAATATATCCTTTTGGAGACGTTGGAAAATATTTATGCTTCTTTATGTTTAGATGAAATTGTAACCAGTGTGAAAGATATCCTACGACAGTCACGCAGAAGTGAGCAAGTCCCACTGATCAGCTATATCACTTGGTATAACCGAATTGTCATCGAGTATAAGAGCGAGCGCGGTGCCAAGCTACGTTGGGCAGGTCGAGTCTGCTCCGCTGCCGACACACGCCAGCCGTACTTATAGACGGTTCGCATGCTCCCAGTTCGTGTGAAACCCTCTCTGCATTCTTTCCCACACTCGTCTCAGCCAATGGGCGTGCGGACTCACCCATTGGGCGCGGGGCAGACTGCTGATTGGACAACACTCCCGCGGGCTGTCAGTCACGCGCTGCTCAATCGGCACTGGAGGGACAAACAACAAAGCGGCGAGTGCAGTCGGTCTGTCTGTGAAGTGATAAGGCGAATTGGGGGAATGCGCTGGCGGTTTACTTCCAACTTCTTCATACCCTTCAAAAATGTATGCTTTTTGTGTTCACAAATATTCCCGATGCTTAAAGATACTGTATTTTACAAAGCCTCAACCATGCTTTTAATACTATATTGATATAAATAGGCTACCTTTGAAATAATGttgcatgtttatttttttcaatagTTTCTATAGGCCTATCCCAAATGTCGAAAATAAAAAGTTTTTTTCCCCAATGGCCGAAGGCAAGAATATAGCCTACATTCAAGAAGTGTGTGTGGGTTTATACTAAAGTACCCAATAAataaatttttactattttaatatTCACTGACGCAAATGCGTAAAATGCATTTATATTTGGATAAACATAAGGGTTGTGTTTATCCAAATATAATACTTCAATGATATAGGTTAACATTTCAGTATAGCTGTTCACTCGTCTTAacctattaattattattattttatcagTATCTAGGCCTTATCCAGAGATCCAATTGCGCCTCAGAACAACAACTGTAATGGCACGCGAGGCCGTTTGCAGGGGCACGCAGTCAACCAATGGCAGGCTGTCACTTTATGCAGATCTCACTGAGCTACGTCTTATTGGCTGTATGAACATCTAAGTGCCAATCATTCCAGCGCGGAAGCTGTGAAGGGTGCAGAGGAAGAGCGACGCGACATCTGTCCGCTGAGCCTCCACTGAGCACGTGCCGAAACGGATTTCCCTTATTACAGCCTAGAGGGGGAATTTTCCttggatccttgggacgtccctaccctattGAAGTTGACGTTGAAAATGGTTCGGGTTAGGcaagggctaaggttagggtaagggttatgaTTAGAGTTTAgtgtagggacgtcccaaggatcagGGATAGCACTGACCCTTTTCTTCTCGAACTCGTTAATTCCTCTATGGAGAATGGAAGCCATTTGGCCTAGGCTACAAAACAATGCAGGTCACACAACACATTGAAAGCAGAAATATAATAACAGAAAATAGTAGTATAATGTAGTAACCTAACGTAATAGCATAAGTAATATATAACTTTTAAAATTTACTAGGATAATGGGGTGAGAGCCTGAGTTTGAAGGAAAAGGGCGCCATCTACTGACTAATTTCTTCTGGTTTCTCAAATCCAGAACTGACAACAGCGAGCTATGTTCCGTTTACCATAGATGTTCAGCGGTTTACCTCTCAAACGAAGAGTGTAATGAATTATTAACAGCTAGGCTATAGGCCTAATCATGGATGACTGGCATGAGAATGACTataatgtgttattttttttgcaaacatttcttagaTGGGGGGAGTACAGCATATTTGTGTGCATTCAGTACTTATTGGTTacataatgaatgaatgaatgaaaaatCGCAAGAGGGAAAGGAAGCACCCTATATTTGATGTCGACAAGTAAGCCTAACACTTGTCTACAGTGTATGTATAACACAGATGTATTTCTGACGAACTCCACACATGCTCACAGAGGATGTGTTTCTGCCTACATTGGCCACAAGGTGGCACAGTGTAGCCCAACTCACTAGTTGAATCATAATAATTATGATAAATACTGTATACCCCTCTAACAGGCCTAGATTCTTGTGGATTTAACAGAGTaatgggcaattccatggtaacataGTGACACTGAGACTCTGATCTTTCACCTTGAAATGTATGTGAAACAAAAACTGATGATTTTAAAGTTAAACACACCATATAAATTAATGCACAAGTACAACTTTTCACAATTTCCATAGAGCGTTTTTctgaaacacatttacttgaagaacattgcagatgcaaagtttggtaacagaattacggttTGTGCTGTTTGTACCATCGTTCTGTTACCAAACGTTGTATCTgcactttgcaatcattggtttttgtttgacatagaTTTTAAAGGGAAAAATTGGAGTCTTATAGTGtcactctgttactgtggaattaccCTAATCTTAAAACCCCTGTCTGAGTCCATGATCCAGAGTTCACCACATGTTTATTGACAAGTACCAAATGTAATAAAAGTTTGTTAAGCCTTAGTCCTGCATATTCTCTGGCCTGGTGTCGTATCAGTCATTGTTCATGAACTCTAGTCCTCGGTGGGTGAGCTCTGACAAAGCATGCTGGACACTTGTTTACCCGGGATCCCCAAGTCTCAAGGGCCAGCTGTGTGTACTTGAGCTCACGTTTACTTTATTTGCTTTGGGATCAGAGCAAATGATGCATACCTAGTTCTATGGGGTTTGTTGGGAGAGCATAGGTTTCCCACTACCACTGCCCCCTATTGCAGTGGTATGCATTGGCATGTTCAGGGATTTTATTTGTGTGATTGGATGTTGTTGGATGACAACCCATTTTTCTGGTCTGGATTCTGTCTataatcttctttttttttactctgacAATTCAAAAGATCAAATGATTCAAAGGCATTTCAGTTGACTAACGAAGGGCAACTTGAAAAAAATTAACATCCATAATTCTGTCTACGTTCCGGAATTTCAAACTTGGAAGTCTTTGtggtgcacaacaaagaaaacaGGAATCTGGTTGAAACATTCCAAATGCCTCCCATCATTATTACATCCTTGAAACACTTGTCGACACTGACAATACCATGCGGCGGAATGCAGAGTACAGGAATCACTGTTGAGAACTGATCTAGCCTACATTCATCAAACAAGTAAAGCGAAAGTACTTGCTGTTTGACTTAAGTTTATGAGGGAGTGAAGAGAAGCCGGGGAGATGAAAAGACCAAAGGGAAGGGGCTGTGTTTGCAGATTTATCACAGTCCAGTAGGCTGTTGTCCGGCTTCAGAGTGAGCTCAACAGCTCCTTTTCACCGGCGCCTGGTTAGTTTGTCATTGGGTAATGAGCCACCCTCTGCTCTCCCCCAAATCCGTGTGCAGAATGCAGAAAATAGAGTCAATTATATCTGTATTAGCTGCTGTTGGCCAGCCAATCCCCTCGCATACTCTTTAATTGCAGTTCTCATAATTGTGTTTACTATGGTCAATCCTCGCACAAGGCAGCAACGATGCCTGCAAAGGTGACGTGTGTTCTTCCTCCAGATGGCTACTGTGGCTACTTTACAAGTACCAAAACACCAGGCAAAACAGAGAAATACTGTTAAACATAGATTATCACGCTCTAGGTGTCCAATGTTAGATAACTTCCCAGGCCAATTTCTCAACTTTTAgtaataagttatgatgaactgaTCCTTTGTGTTTGTAGAATATGATTGACAGAGTACTTGCTGCTGGAAAGATTGACATCAGTTTTGAGAGTCTAGGTGTAGTTTATTGTCTTAAGGTTTGTTatgtacacattttttttaaagcctccaagttttttgttgttgttgaaagtcCATAGAAATGAAAGACGCTCATGTTTGcccaaaataaatacattttgacagCAGCATCTTGGTAAGTGTTTATATAAAGGCAAGGAAATGTGCCAAAAGAGGATGCAGACAGCACCATTAACGATTTACTCATATACAAAGGACTTGAACCAGCCAAACATAGCCAACTACAGCAGTGCAGCTAACGTTTGTGGACTGATTTATTGTTAAATGTATACTAAGCACATGCACAGACAGAACACTTATCCACCCAAGATATTATTGTTGCTAGGGATTTCTTCATATTTGGAATAACTTGATGTATTAAACGTTTTGTATAGGTATTAAAACACCTTATTTCCCTGGTCTTGATTTTCTTGTTTGATGTGTTACTAGCTCTGTTAGACGTTTTATAAGTTGTCAAAAATTGTATTAATTCATATAACGTGGGTGATATTTCTCATAGCGTGAAGGGGGTGGCTGCATTCAAAGACGTCAAAGCAGAATGTTAGCACCACAAACGTGACAGAGTGGTGTTTTTCTTGAACTTTCACCTTATTCTTTCTTAATCTCATTACTCCCTTTATTGTTCTCATACCTGAAAAAACTTGGATCAATTATATTTGCTTCGCTTTTTAAGCAGTTTGTTGTCATTTTGCCATCTGCAGACCAGCATGTCTAGTATAATGTGATGTATTCACAGAGCCTCAGTTTtctgagcagagagagacccCTTTCTCTCGCTTCTTAGCCCAATTCATGGCTTTCTTCTCCCTTTTAAGTGGGCTGTTGATGAGGTTAGCCTAATCAGATTAAGTCAACTCACATTGGTCGCCGCAGTTTGTTTTCCTTCCAAAGGCGTCCTGACATCTCCTATACTTTTTCTTTATcctcattttttgggggggcacttTTCATCAAGGCTTCCACCAAATTCCACCAAGTCCTTTGAGCACAGATTCCAATGGACTCCTTTATAAACCTCTGTACCCCAATGATATAGGTTATTTAGAATGGGTCACTAAACTGAAATACTTTGGGGGAGTGCATTAAAGTTGTGCACTGATGCATTTGGGAATTTCCACTGGTGTCTGTGTAAAGTGGCTGAACGCCACAGATTAGCAATACAAAAACACCAAATTAAATTCTGGAAATCACTGGAACCTTTAATTTGATtcccaaataaatgtttgaaGGATGTTGTATTAACTACAATACTTAATGCAATCTTCCCTGATttcaagacacagagagaggaccaacGTTTTCACAGCAGGTTAACTAGTCTTTTAGTGCAATAAGCATCCATTGTTTATATTGCATTAATAGATGTAAATACTACGCCCACTGAATTTAAACATCTACAATTATCCAATTCATCATTCATGATTTTGTAAAA contains:
- the LOC111966415 gene encoding transcription factor HES-4-B isoform X1, translated to MPADTMEKQTASPIAGAPANGSHTPDKPKNASEHRKSSKPIMEKRRRARINESLGQLKTLILDALKKDSSRHSKLEKADILEMTVKHLRNLQRVQMTAALSADTTVLSKYRAGFNECMNEVTRFLSTSEGVNTEVKSRLLNHLSGSLGQMIAMNYPQPTPTQQAHIGQPLHVQLPSTVPNSVSMGSKLSTVEALSPQVFGGFQLVPATDGQFAFLIPNPAFASASTPVIPLYANAGVPMTVNASPVHCSSAPTASSPVHGMTSFVGVSQAVSPVGVSTGSESTEAVWRPW
- the LOC111966415 gene encoding transcription factor HES-4-B isoform X2: MPADTMEKQTASPIAGAPANGSHTPDKPKNASEHRKSSKPIMEKRRRARINESLGQLKTLILDALKKDSSRHSKLEKADILEMTVKHLRNLQRVQMTALSADTTVLSKYRAGFNECMNEVTRFLSTSEGVNTEVKSRLLNHLSGSLGQMIAMNYPQPTPTQQAHIGQPLHVQLPSTVPNSVSMGSKLSTVEALSPQVFGGFQLVPATDGQFAFLIPNPAFASASTPVIPLYANAGVPMTVNASPVHCSSAPTASSPVHGMTSFVGVSQAVSPVGVSTGSESTEAVWRPW